The genomic region TCAGCCAGGAATGATCTTCTGATCTTTACGGAGGCGGGTTGTCTCCCTGTTTCCGAGCGCTGGCTTGAGCAGATTCAATCAAACTTCATTGAGGATAAGGAGATTGTTCTGGGTTATTTTCGTTCATCACCTGCGGATAAAAGTGCTCCGAACGGATTCAGACGATTTGCCAACCTTTCCACAGCCATGAACTACTTTTCGTTTGCACTGGCAGGCCGTCCTTATATGGGCATCGGAAAGAACCTGGCCTACCGTAAAATGCTCCATTATAAAAACAAAGGATTTACGGGACATTACCGGGTTTCTGCCGGAGAAGATGACCTGTTCATCAACCAGGTTGCCACCAAACGCAACGTGGCCATTGCACCTGATCTGGAAAGTCAGGTCGTTTGCGGGGGCTCCCAGCGTTTTTCTGAATGGATCCGGTTCCGGAAAAAGTATTTCAAGACACGTCGGTATTATCATTTCTGGGACAAGTTTCTCCTGAACCTGTTTGCCCTCTCCTTCCTGTTGTTTCTGGCAGCTTTTGTTTACCTGCTGATTGTCCGCTTCCTCTTCTATCCGGTCATTGCCCTTTTTATTCTGCGCTTATTCAGCCAGTTATTCATTTTCAAAAAATGCATGATTCGTCTGAGTGAAAAGAATTTATTATTACTTTCGCCCATAGACGAGATTCTTCTTTTGCTAATGGATGGACTGATCCGTATCTCTCTGGTGTTCGACAAAAAGGATAAATGGAAGACCTGACCTCACATCTGACGGATAAAGCACTTCGCGACTATCATCTTGTACAGCAAGCCATAAAGACCGGCGATCAGAGGGCATACGCAGAGTTAATGAACAATTACCGGGATTCCCTGTATTTCCTTTTACTGAAAATGACCAACGACGTCCACGACGCAGATGATCTCACCATTGAAGCCTTTGGCAAGGCTTTTAAGAACCTGCACCAGTATACGCCTGATTACGCCTTCAGCACCTGGCTTTTCAAGATAGCCACTAATAATTGCATCGATTTCATCCGCAAGAAAAAGATGGAACTGCTTTCATTGGATAAGCCCAGTGACGGGGAGGATGGCAGTGAGCTGGTGATTGCCTCGCAGACACCGGATCCCGAGGAGAATTTGATCAAGAATCAGAAGATCAAGATGATGCGCGATGTGGTGGAAAAGCTCAAACCGCATTACCGCCAGTTGATCCATCTTCGTTATTTTGAAGAATATTCCTACGAGGAGATTGCCGGCCAGTTGAACCTACCGCTGGGCACGGTCAAAGCGCAGCTTTTCAGGGCACGGGAGTTCCTGTACAACATCCTGAAGAATTCACACGACACGCTGTGAGAGGCTGATAATGGGCAATTGTCAATGTCGATTGACGGAATCACTTTACCACCATTTTCTCCGCCGAAAGGACCGAATCATCCCTTTTTAGCAGCAGTATGTAGATTCCCGGTGGCAGGGAACCTAAAGATAGTGAATGGGTGTGTTCACGGATCGATAATTTGGCCAGCAGCAGCATTCGACCCATTGTATCTGCAATCACAAGATGATATGTGTCGACAGGACCACCATCAAACGTGAATCCAGCGTGGTAGAG from Bacteroidales bacterium harbors:
- a CDS encoding glycosyltransferase, which encodes MVADLLHVNEVHFYVFLVLVLTFIIQIVYWWAVYGRLAFYRKRRSVSTKEPVSVVLLFNDEFEKLKEQLPALLSQDYPDYEIVLIIQSINDDLAEYLEQIEKEYPNVQIVKMLQDLNFFKGNKFPLSIGIKSARNDLLIFTEAGCLPVSERWLEQIQSNFIEDKEIVLGYFRSSPADKSAPNGFRRFANLSTAMNYFSFALAGRPYMGIGKNLAYRKMLHYKNKGFTGHYRVSAGEDDLFINQVATKRNVAIAPDLESQVVCGGSQRFSEWIRFRKKYFKTRRYYHFWDKFLLNLFALSFLLFLAAFVYLLIVRFLFYPVIALFILRLFSQLFIFKKCMIRLSEKNLLLLSPIDEILLLLMDGLIRISLVFDKKDKWKT
- a CDS encoding sigma-70 family RNA polymerase sigma factor, which codes for MEDLTSHLTDKALRDYHLVQQAIKTGDQRAYAELMNNYRDSLYFLLLKMTNDVHDADDLTIEAFGKAFKNLHQYTPDYAFSTWLFKIATNNCIDFIRKKKMELLSLDKPSDGEDGSELVIASQTPDPEENLIKNQKIKMMRDVVEKLKPHYRQLIHLRYFEEYSYEEIAGQLNLPLGTVKAQLFRAREFLYNILKNSHDTL